The following coding sequences are from one Leptolyngbya sp. NIES-3755 window:
- a CDS encoding peptidoglycan-binding domain 1 protein (similar to AA sequence:cyanobase_aa:LBDG_52610): MDTIAILHLATKLSPRSRIRRRSIHLLSAMVGCAIVSFATSASAQLVLQEGDSGTAVTELQERLRALGCFEGSSTGFFGPQTREAVLQCQQQRGITPDGVVGPETYRAFGLGNPGQGTGSAQFGDRLQLGDRGPGVRELQTQLQARGYYYGTIDGVFGPDTQAAVIQLQNDSGRSPTGVVDADVYAILSGGTRPPAPIPGVPGTGELQIGDQNQRVTELQRQLNRVGYPVPITGYFGTQTQQAVASFQQAQGLPVTGRADSQTLAVLGVPGDPGTGTQNPQDTRRYVVVIPFNGAEEFTRIQTVLPDAVPRQSRLGNYADGGSFTTPEAAERRAALLRSRGLNNARVIFGSP; this comes from the coding sequence ATGGACACGATCGCAATCCTGCATCTCGCCACAAAATTATCCCCTCGATCGCGCATTAGGAGACGCAGCATTCATCTGCTCAGTGCAATGGTCGGATGCGCCATTGTTAGTTTTGCCACGTCTGCCAGTGCTCAACTCGTTTTACAAGAAGGTGATTCTGGAACAGCCGTCACCGAGTTACAAGAGCGCCTCAGAGCATTAGGCTGTTTTGAAGGTTCTTCTACCGGATTTTTTGGTCCTCAAACCCGCGAAGCTGTGCTCCAATGTCAGCAACAGCGAGGAATTACACCCGATGGCGTGGTTGGACCGGAAACCTACCGCGCTTTTGGCTTAGGTAATCCCGGACAAGGAACGGGGTCAGCGCAATTTGGCGATCGCTTACAGTTAGGCGATCGAGGTCCTGGAGTCCGCGAACTTCAAACCCAACTCCAAGCAAGAGGCTATTACTACGGCACGATCGATGGCGTATTTGGACCGGATACTCAAGCTGCTGTAATCCAACTCCAGAATGATTCAGGTCGCTCTCCAACAGGTGTCGTTGATGCGGATGTTTATGCCATTCTTTCTGGTGGAACGCGCCCACCTGCGCCAATTCCGGGCGTACCAGGTACAGGTGAACTGCAAATCGGCGATCAAAATCAGCGTGTCACTGAACTGCAACGACAACTGAATCGAGTCGGCTACCCAGTTCCGATCACTGGCTATTTCGGTACACAGACCCAACAAGCCGTTGCAAGTTTCCAACAAGCTCAAGGGTTACCCGTCACTGGAAGGGCAGATAGTCAGACTCTGGCAGTACTTGGAGTACCAGGAGATCCCGGCACAGGGACACAAAATCCTCAAGATACCCGCCGCTATGTCGTGGTGATTCCATTTAATGGCGCTGAAGAATTCACTCGGATTCAAACCGTGCTCCCGGATGCAGTTCCAAGACAGTCCCGACTCGGTAATTATGCCGATGGAGGAAGCTTTACTACGCCAGAAGCGGCAGAACGTCGAGCAGCATTACTACGATCGCGGGGATTGAATAATGCTCGTGTGATCTTCGGTTCGCCCTAA
- a CDS encoding ferric uptake regulator family protein (similar to AA sequence:cyanobase_aa:LBDG_52620) has product MLNAPTYTSASLKAELNEKGWRLTPQREIILQVFQKLPEGQHLSAEDLYHELQVKGEGISLSTIYRTLKLMSRMGILRELELAEGHKHYEINQPYPHHHHHLICVRCNKTIEFKSDSILKTGTKAAQKEGYHILDCQLTIHAVCPTCQRSLLPL; this is encoded by the coding sequence ATGTTGAACGCCCCTACTTACACCAGTGCTTCGCTTAAGGCTGAATTGAACGAAAAAGGATGGCGCTTAACCCCTCAGCGTGAAATCATCCTGCAAGTGTTTCAAAAACTTCCCGAAGGGCAACATCTGAGTGCTGAAGATCTCTATCACGAACTTCAAGTCAAAGGCGAAGGAATTAGTTTATCAACTATCTATCGCACTTTGAAATTAATGTCACGGATGGGAATCTTGCGCGAACTTGAACTCGCTGAAGGTCATAAACACTACGAGATCAATCAACCCTATCCGCATCACCACCATCATCTGATCTGTGTCCGCTGCAACAAGACGATCGAGTTCAAGAGCGATTCGATCCTGAAAACCGGAACCAAAGCAGCCCAGAAAGAGGGATATCACATTCTGGACTGCCAACTCACGATTCATGCCGTCTGTCCGACCTGTCAGCGATCGTTACTCCCGCTTTAG
- a CDS encoding RNA polymerase sigma factor, cyanobacterial RpoD-like family (similar to AA sequence:cyanobase_aa:LBDG_52630): MMPATSFYADAEFDPSTLEHSPIATDSEFDPSEDLSELEAELSGQPGMRPAGRKTTDLVRLYLQEIGRYRLLGRDEEVAEAQKVQRYMKLLEQRNDAASKGNAPIRQYVELIDARDRLVSTLTHRPSLERWAAEAKIEVANLKPLLAEGKQHWAKVVNLTVTELEQIQNQGLAAKTRMINANLRLVVSVAKKYQNRGLELLDLIQEGTLGLERAVEKFDPTKGYRFSTYAYWWIRQGITRAIATQSRTIRLPVHITEKLNKIKKAQRKISQEKGRTATIEDIATELEMTPPQVREVLLRVPRSVSLETKVGKERDTELGDLLETEEITPEETLMRESLRRDLIQLLADLTDRERDVIEMRFGLGSDGHPYSLAEIGRALELSRERVRQIEAKALQKLRQPKRRNRVRDYLESLS; this comes from the coding sequence ATGATGCCAGCAACTTCCTTCTACGCTGATGCAGAGTTTGACCCCTCCACCCTGGAGCACTCCCCGATCGCGACAGACTCCGAGTTTGATCCGAGCGAAGACCTTTCAGAACTTGAAGCTGAATTGTCGGGACAGCCAGGAATGCGCCCCGCTGGACGGAAAACCACTGATCTCGTCAGGCTCTACCTCCAAGAAATCGGGCGCTACCGTCTCCTCGGACGCGATGAAGAGGTCGCTGAGGCACAAAAAGTCCAGCGCTACATGAAACTGTTAGAACAGCGTAACGATGCTGCATCGAAAGGAAATGCCCCAATTCGCCAATATGTCGAGTTGATCGATGCCCGCGATCGCCTAGTTTCGACGCTCACTCATCGCCCGTCTCTCGAACGTTGGGCAGCCGAAGCTAAAATCGAGGTCGCCAATCTCAAACCCCTGTTGGCTGAAGGCAAACAACACTGGGCAAAAGTCGTTAATTTAACGGTCACTGAACTTGAGCAAATCCAAAACCAAGGACTTGCCGCTAAAACTCGGATGATCAACGCGAATTTGCGATTAGTCGTTTCAGTCGCAAAGAAATATCAGAATCGCGGTTTGGAACTGCTTGATCTGATTCAAGAAGGCACATTAGGACTGGAACGAGCGGTTGAGAAATTCGACCCAACGAAAGGCTACCGATTCAGCACTTACGCTTATTGGTGGATTCGTCAGGGGATCACTCGTGCGATCGCAACTCAAAGCCGCACGATTCGCCTTCCCGTCCACATCACCGAAAAACTGAACAAAATCAAGAAAGCTCAGCGGAAAATTTCTCAAGAAAAAGGTCGTACCGCTACGATCGAAGATATCGCTACGGAATTAGAAATGACTCCGCCACAGGTGCGTGAAGTTCTGCTTCGAGTTCCGCGATCGGTGTCTCTCGAAACCAAAGTCGGCAAAGAGCGCGATACCGAACTCGGTGATTTGCTTGAAACTGAAGAGATTACGCCTGAAGAAACGCTAATGCGGGAATCGCTCAGACGAGATTTAATTCAGTTATTGGCAGATTTAACCGATCGTGAGCGAGATGTGATCGAGATGCGATTCGGATTAGGAAGTGACGGACATCCTTATTCTCTAGCCGAGATCGGACGCGCTTTAGAATTATCGAGAGAGCGAGTTCGGCAGATTGAGGCGAAAGCATTACAGAAATTAAGACAGCCGAAACGTCGAAATCGAGTTCGGGATTATCTTGAATCTCTCAGTTAG
- a CDS encoding hypothetical protein (similar to AA sequence:cyanobase_aa:LBDG_52640): MSVQYGWLGSIEDFLACSPSDWLATLQANYQALYQMRSTGTQNQAWEECGEILRSQFTTLSRKSWTLIFEYELPGEGGRRPDLVILGAGHVLVFEFKQKSTLSNADLDQVAAYARDLSEYHQASANHPVSAILIPTRYTKENTVRNAVQILHPAQIATYLESLTETQSEIDSSQWVNSTYEPLPTVIAAARRIFQQEPLPSIRRAQSAKIPEILEYLGQIVDRASDQKERHLILITGVPGAGKTLVGLQFVYESDRPAIFLSGNRPLITVLQYALQSKAFVREIRNFYLQHEVRRQSAPRENIIVFDEAQRAWDVDRMSEKYGISSAAPGAVLRICERVPDWCVLLGLIGEGQTIHVGEEGGIQQWNEGLSGSWQVHCSSEQAKYFDATVHTNDLLNLTTSLRSHLAHDVQTWVAHVLNGEITQAQSVIPSLIQEGFNAYLTRDLEAAKNYCRSRYQTQSDKRYGLVASSRSRNLVKFGIRNDYISTQKLNIGAWYIDPPDSENSCCTFDRVVTEFSCQGLELDFPIVGWGDDLLWKDNTWITTTRQRNVRDPLQLRLNSYRVLLTRGRDGFILYVPPEPKMDHTFEILRSSGLSLLSDER, encoded by the coding sequence ATGTCAGTCCAGTACGGTTGGTTGGGATCGATCGAGGATTTTCTAGCTTGTTCTCCGAGCGATTGGTTAGCGACACTGCAAGCGAATTATCAAGCGCTTTATCAGATGCGATCGACCGGAACGCAAAATCAGGCTTGGGAAGAATGTGGGGAAATCTTGCGATCGCAGTTCACAACTCTAAGCCGCAAATCTTGGACTTTGATCTTTGAATACGAATTACCGGGTGAAGGCGGACGACGACCGGATTTAGTCATTCTAGGAGCGGGACACGTTCTCGTTTTCGAGTTCAAGCAAAAATCAACGCTCTCAAATGCTGACCTAGATCAAGTTGCGGCTTACGCGAGAGATTTATCCGAATATCATCAAGCATCGGCAAATCATCCGGTGAGCGCAATTCTGATTCCAACTCGCTACACCAAAGAAAACACGGTCCGCAATGCAGTACAGATTCTTCATCCAGCGCAAATCGCAACCTATTTGGAATCGTTGACTGAAACGCAATCTGAAATTGATTCTAGTCAATGGGTGAACTCGACTTACGAACCGTTACCCACTGTGATTGCTGCGGCGCGACGAATTTTTCAGCAAGAACCGTTACCGAGTATTAGACGCGCTCAGAGTGCGAAAATTCCTGAGATATTGGAATATTTGGGTCAAATTGTCGATCGAGCTTCTGATCAAAAAGAACGTCACTTAATTCTGATCACCGGTGTTCCTGGAGCCGGAAAAACGCTCGTCGGCTTACAGTTCGTTTACGAAAGCGATCGACCTGCAATTTTCCTTTCTGGTAATCGTCCTTTAATTACCGTTCTTCAGTACGCCCTTCAGAGTAAAGCGTTCGTTCGAGAAATCCGAAACTTTTATCTACAACATGAAGTTCGCCGCCAATCTGCACCGAGAGAGAACATCATCGTCTTTGACGAGGCACAGCGAGCTTGGGATGTCGATCGTATGTCTGAAAAGTACGGAATTTCGAGCGCGGCTCCTGGTGCAGTTTTACGAATTTGTGAGCGGGTTCCAGACTGGTGTGTGCTGCTCGGATTGATCGGAGAAGGACAAACGATTCATGTCGGGGAAGAAGGCGGAATTCAACAATGGAACGAGGGTTTAAGCGGATCTTGGCAAGTTCACTGTTCATCTGAGCAAGCAAAGTATTTTGATGCAACTGTTCACACTAATGATTTATTAAATCTCACGACTTCTTTGCGATCGCATCTCGCTCATGATGTTCAAACTTGGGTGGCTCATGTTCTCAATGGCGAAATCACTCAAGCTCAATCTGTAATTCCTTCCCTGATTCAAGAAGGATTCAATGCTTATCTCACTCGTGATTTAGAAGCCGCGAAAAACTATTGTCGATCGCGCTATCAAACTCAATCTGATAAGCGTTATGGTTTAGTCGCTTCTTCTCGATCGCGCAATTTAGTTAAATTCGGCATTCGTAACGATTACATTTCCACTCAGAAACTAAATATCGGTGCTTGGTACATTGATCCACCGGATTCTGAGAATTCTTGCTGTACCTTTGATCGTGTGGTCACTGAATTTAGCTGCCAAGGATTAGAACTCGATTTCCCGATCGTCGGTTGGGGCGATGATTTGCTCTGGAAGGATAATACTTGGATCACTACCACGCGCCAAAGGAATGTTCGTGATCCGTTACAGCTTCGATTAAATAGCTACCGCGTTTTACTCACCCGTGGGCGAGATGGATTTATTCTCTACGTACCACCCGAACCCAAAATGGATCACACCTTTGAAATTTTGCGATCGTCCGGATTATCACTTCTAAGCGACGAAAGGTAA
- a CDS encoding XRE family transcriptional regulator (similar to AA sequence:cyanobase_aa:LBDG_54270): MKKTLQTNREQAERLAELGNRLRDRREQQDISLEKVSGATCIQPRLLRAIEQGKIEELPEPVYIHSFIRQYADAIGLNGVEFASEFPTTGVMALPTIRTSWRSLPGAQLRPMHLYLMYMVLIFGAVNGLSYFLNRSTQASVPVVELQQPDVPTAPLGPTLPTQQPANTKKASPAPTSNKPVRVGVTVAEDSWVRVMADEEVAFEGELPKGTQRTWTADRQVIVRAGNAGGVIVSYNESQAKPLGQPGEIQEMAFPPDPRMALR; this comes from the coding sequence ATGAAGAAGACCCTCCAAACAAATCGAGAACAAGCCGAACGGCTGGCAGAGTTGGGAAATCGACTCCGCGATCGTCGTGAGCAGCAAGACATCTCTCTCGAAAAAGTGTCAGGGGCAACCTGCATTCAACCCCGATTATTGAGAGCGATCGAGCAAGGCAAGATCGAGGAGTTACCTGAACCCGTTTACATTCACAGCTTCATTCGTCAATATGCGGATGCGATCGGGTTAAATGGGGTGGAATTTGCCAGCGAGTTTCCGACCACAGGCGTGATGGCTTTACCGACGATTCGGACTTCTTGGCGATCGCTGCCTGGGGCACAATTGCGACCAATGCACTTATATCTGATGTACATGGTGCTGATTTTCGGTGCGGTGAATGGATTGTCGTATTTTCTGAATCGATCGACTCAAGCTTCTGTTCCAGTGGTTGAGTTACAACAGCCTGATGTGCCTACCGCTCCATTGGGTCCAACTTTACCCACACAACAACCCGCCAACACCAAAAAAGCTTCTCCTGCGCCCACTTCTAATAAGCCTGTTCGAGTGGGAGTAACGGTTGCTGAAGACTCCTGGGTGCGGGTGATGGCAGATGAGGAAGTAGCGTTTGAAGGTGAATTGCCGAAAGGAACACAGCGAACTTGGACTGCCGATCGACAAGTGATCGTTCGTGCTGGAAATGCAGGCGGCGTGATCGTTTCGTACAACGAGAGTCAGGCGAAACCTTTGGGACAACCGGGAGAGATTCAAGAGATGGCTTTCCCACCTGATCCGCGGATGGCTTTAAGATAA
- a CDS encoding pseudouridine synthase (similar to AA sequence:cyanobase_aa:LBDG_54260): MPERVQKILSQWGIASRRQAEQMILEGRVKLNGSIAELGQKADPECDRVEVDGQLIQIVDRPQFLYFLLHKPAGVVSTCDDPQNRTTVLELLQKNLRQGQGLHPIGRLDVESTGAILLTNDGELTHFLTHPRHHIPKTYEVWVEGKVSPSILQEWREGVILDNRKTLPASVNVVRRTSSSTLLRVILREGRNRQIRRVAEQLGHPVIQLHRTAIGEIQLQSPSKSPLPPGQYRPLEDFEIRVLKQGMNPSPEKSPAQTKEPPR, from the coding sequence ATGCCTGAAAGAGTCCAAAAAATTCTTTCGCAATGGGGAATCGCCTCGCGTCGTCAGGCGGAACAGATGATCTTAGAAGGACGAGTGAAATTAAATGGTTCGATCGCGGAATTAGGTCAAAAAGCCGATCCCGAATGCGATCGCGTCGAAGTGGATGGGCAACTGATTCAGATTGTCGATCGTCCGCAATTTCTCTATTTTCTGTTGCACAAACCCGCTGGTGTCGTTTCGACCTGTGACGATCCTCAGAATCGAACCACTGTTCTTGAACTCTTACAAAAGAATTTAAGACAAGGGCAAGGACTTCACCCGATTGGTCGATTAGATGTAGAATCAACCGGAGCAATTCTGTTGACGAACGATGGAGAGCTGACTCATTTTTTGACTCATCCTCGCCATCACATTCCGAAAACGTATGAAGTCTGGGTCGAGGGAAAAGTGTCTCCCTCCATCTTGCAGGAATGGCGCGAAGGCGTTATCTTAGACAACCGAAAAACCTTACCCGCATCGGTGAATGTGGTACGCCGTACTTCATCCAGTACATTGCTGCGTGTCATTCTTCGCGAGGGTAGAAACCGACAAATTCGCCGCGTTGCCGAACAGTTGGGACATCCCGTAATCCAGCTTCACCGCACCGCGATCGGAGAAATCCAACTCCAATCACCGAGCAAGTCCCCTTTACCACCGGGACAATACCGCCCGCTCGAAGATTTTGAAATTCGTGTCCTGAAACAGGGAATGAACCCATCGCCAGAGAAGTCGCCAGCACAGACGAAGGAGCCGCCCAGATGA